In Banduia mediterranea, a single window of DNA contains:
- the lpxD gene encoding UDP-3-O-(3-hydroxymyristoyl)glucosamine N-acyltransferase: protein MTVRLGELAKSFGLDMQGDPETQITGVCTLQPGKPGCIGFVAHPKYRSQLNATLASAVIVTPAVAGDYAGNALIARDPNLAFARVATRFDDEPKVCGGVHASAVVDPSAEVAGSAWIGPNAVVEAGAVIGERVSVGAACVVSRNAVLGEDTRLEARVWVGRRCVLGAHCRVHPGAVIGSRGFGNVQSAEGWVAVPQLGAVRIGDDVEIGANTTIDRGAIDDTVIGSGVKLDNQIQVAHNVHIGDHTAIAACVGIAGSTRIGQRCLIGGGCGINGHLVIGDDVIILGFAMVTKSLPNAGQYGSGMPVEPAREWRRTVARLRRLKSQEARLRALEHILQIDSGENGDDTGEPDLA from the coding sequence ATGACGGTGCGGCTGGGCGAACTTGCCAAGTCCTTCGGCCTGGACATGCAGGGTGATCCCGAGACGCAGATCACCGGTGTCTGCACGCTGCAGCCGGGCAAGCCCGGTTGCATCGGCTTTGTCGCCCATCCGAAATACCGAAGCCAGCTGAACGCGACGCTGGCGTCGGCGGTGATCGTGACGCCAGCGGTTGCGGGCGACTATGCCGGCAATGCCCTGATCGCACGCGATCCGAATCTCGCATTCGCGCGCGTCGCCACGCGCTTCGACGATGAACCGAAAGTCTGTGGCGGCGTGCATGCGAGCGCGGTCGTCGACCCATCGGCCGAGGTCGCGGGCAGCGCCTGGATCGGACCGAATGCGGTCGTCGAGGCGGGTGCCGTGATCGGTGAGCGCGTGTCGGTCGGTGCCGCTTGCGTGGTGTCGCGGAACGCAGTTCTGGGCGAGGACACCCGGCTTGAGGCGCGCGTGTGGGTCGGGCGGCGTTGCGTGCTGGGCGCTCACTGCCGGGTCCACCCTGGTGCCGTCATCGGCAGCCGCGGGTTTGGTAATGTGCAATCCGCCGAGGGATGGGTCGCGGTTCCGCAGTTGGGCGCGGTGCGTATTGGTGATGATGTCGAAATCGGCGCCAACACCACGATCGATCGGGGCGCGATCGACGATACCGTGATCGGAAGCGGCGTGAAGCTGGATAACCAGATCCAGGTGGCGCACAACGTGCACATCGGCGATCACACGGCGATCGCGGCCTGTGTCGGCATTGCCGGCAGTACCCGCATCGGCCAGCGCTGCCTGATCGGCGGCGGCTGCGGGATCAACGGGCATCTGGTCATCGGCGACGATGTGATCATTCTCGGCTTTGCCATGGTGACCAAGTCCTTGCCGAACGCAGGGCAGTATGGTTCCGGCATGCCCGTGGAGCCGGCGCGCGAATGGCGCCGTACCGTGGCGCGGCTGCGCCGCCTGAAATCGCAGGAGGCGAGGCTCAGGGCGCTCGAACATATATTGCAGATTGATTCCGGAGAGAATGGGGACGATACCGGTGAACCAGACCTTGCTTGA
- a CDS encoding 1-deoxy-D-xylulose-5-phosphate reductoisomerase: MRQIVILGATGTVGRNTLDVARRHPQRLRVLALTANRDIAGLVALCREFQPRYAATADASKWAELRDALAGTETEALAGAEAVAQLAAHEAADLVMSAIVGAAGLLPTLAAVRAGKRVLVANKEPLVMAGQLMMQAAATAGATLVPIDSEHNAIFQCLPEGYRCGTPDSGVRRIILTASGGPFRETELSKLRDVTPAEAVRHPNWVMGPKISVDSATMMNKGLELIEARWLFGLPSESIDVVLHPESVIHSLVEYRDGSMLAQLGQPDMRVPIAHALAAPERWESGVGGLSLAEVAKLHFSEVESARYPALGMARQALQAGGRASNVLNAANEVAVEAFLAGGVSFTGIASVIDESLDRSEGAGLPDADDLDSVLAIDAWARDAARSVIAGLDTKVMHA; this comes from the coding sequence ATGCGCCAGATCGTAATACTCGGTGCGACCGGTACGGTGGGGCGCAACACTCTGGACGTGGCGCGTCGTCATCCGCAGCGCCTGCGGGTGCTGGCCTTGACAGCGAATCGGGACATCGCCGGTCTGGTTGCATTGTGCCGCGAGTTCCAGCCGCGCTACGCCGCGACGGCGGACGCCTCGAAATGGGCGGAGTTGCGTGATGCGCTGGCAGGCACTGAAACCGAGGCGCTGGCCGGTGCTGAGGCGGTGGCGCAACTGGCGGCGCATGAGGCGGCCGATCTGGTGATGTCGGCGATCGTCGGCGCCGCAGGCCTGCTACCGACGCTGGCGGCGGTGCGGGCTGGCAAACGTGTACTGGTCGCCAACAAGGAGCCGCTGGTCATGGCCGGCCAGCTGATGATGCAGGCCGCCGCCACGGCCGGCGCAACATTGGTTCCGATCGACAGTGAACATAATGCGATCTTTCAGTGTCTACCTGAAGGCTATCGATGCGGAACGCCGGACTCCGGGGTGCGCCGCATCATTCTGACCGCCTCCGGCGGTCCGTTCAGGGAGACCGAGTTGTCGAAGTTGCGAGATGTGACGCCGGCCGAGGCCGTGCGTCATCCGAACTGGGTGATGGGTCCCAAGATTTCCGTCGATTCGGCGACGATGATGAACAAGGGCCTGGAGCTGATCGAGGCTCGCTGGCTGTTCGGGTTGCCATCGGAATCGATCGACGTGGTGCTGCACCCGGAGAGCGTGATCCATTCGCTGGTGGAATACCGCGACGGTTCCATGCTTGCGCAGCTGGGGCAGCCCGACATGCGCGTACCGATCGCGCATGCCTTGGCGGCGCCGGAGCGTTGGGAGTCCGGTGTCGGTGGTCTGTCGCTGGCCGAGGTGGCGAAGCTGCATTTCTCGGAGGTGGAGTCCGCACGATACCCGGCCCTGGGCATGGCTCGTCAGGCGCTTCAGGCAGGCGGCCGCGCCAGCAATGTACTCAATGCCGCCAATGAAGTGGCTGTGGAGGCGTTTCTGGCCGGCGGCGTGAGTTTTACCGGGATTGCGTCGGTGATCGACGAATCCCTGGACCGCTCCGAGGGCGCGGGTTTGCCCGATGCGGACGATCTCGATTCCGTGCTTGCGATCGATGCCTGGGCGCGCGATGCCGCCCGGTCCGTGATCGCGGGACTAGACACAAAGGTGATGCATGCTTGA
- a CDS encoding OmpH family outer membrane protein, whose protein sequence is MKTLIAVIALPAAVLVSAPVLAQTKIATVRANALVAQSPQYKALETKMKADFERRANELQAEGKQLEADLKKFQQEADLLSPQDRNAREKDLNTRQIDFGYKRKQFQEDVQNRERELSGQMMEEIKGVIAAVAKEKGVDAVLQDPVYAADGIDITDDVLQRLTK, encoded by the coding sequence ATGAAGACTTTGATTGCTGTGATTGCCCTGCCGGCCGCCGTGCTGGTGAGTGCGCCGGTGCTGGCCCAGACCAAGATCGCAACGGTGCGTGCCAATGCGCTGGTCGCCCAGTCGCCCCAGTACAAGGCGCTGGAAACCAAGATGAAGGCGGACTTCGAGCGTCGTGCCAATGAACTGCAGGCCGAAGGCAAGCAGCTCGAAGCCGACCTCAAGAAGTTCCAGCAGGAGGCCGATCTGCTGTCGCCTCAGGACCGCAATGCGCGCGAGAAGGATCTGAACACACGTCAGATCGACTTCGGCTACAAGCGCAAGCAGTTCCAGGAAGACGTGCAGAATCGCGAGCGCGAGCTGTCCGGCCAGATGATGGAGGAGATCAAGGGTGTGATCGCCGCCGTCGCCAAGGAAAAGGGTGTGGATGCCGTATTGCAGGATCCGGTCTACGCGGCCGACGGCATCGACATCACCGACGACGTGCTGCAGCGCCTGACCAAGTAA
- the lpxB gene encoding lipid-A-disaccharide synthase: protein MKFALVAGETSGDILGASLIRALRGLYPQAQFYGVAGPRMVAAGCETIETIDALSVMGLSEVIKELPRLFRLRAELVTRFSDDRPDCMIGIDAPDFNLGLERRLRERGIKTVHYVSPTVWAWRQGRVHGIAKSCDLMLSLFPFEADFYREHAMRVAYVGHPLADELDATLTPAQGRAALGLVEQPCLAVLPGSRKAEVSMLMPLYADAARRLAERHPQLQFVVPVAKPSLRPLIEAAIAGHAPQQNWTLLDGQSREAMRAGEAVLLASGTATLECLLLGRPMVVGYRVAPFTAFLLRKVGLLKIERVSLPNLLCREPLVDELLQDDATGENFANAVSRLIDDPVAAQKQTDAFDAVRDELRRNAAAHAASAIAELLT, encoded by the coding sequence ATGAAATTCGCTCTGGTCGCCGGCGAAACCTCCGGTGATATCCTCGGCGCCTCCCTGATCCGAGCCCTGCGCGGCCTCTATCCGCAGGCACAGTTCTACGGCGTGGCCGGTCCGCGCATGGTCGCCGCCGGTTGTGAGACCATCGAAACCATCGACGCGCTGTCGGTGATGGGCCTGTCCGAAGTGATCAAGGAGCTGCCGCGCCTGTTTCGCCTGCGGGCGGAACTGGTGACGCGCTTCAGCGACGACCGCCCTGACTGCATGATCGGCATCGACGCGCCGGATTTCAATCTGGGGCTGGAGCGGCGACTACGCGAGCGTGGCATCAAGACCGTGCACTACGTCAGTCCGACCGTCTGGGCCTGGCGGCAGGGCCGCGTGCACGGCATCGCAAAAAGCTGCGATCTGATGCTGAGCCTGTTCCCGTTCGAGGCCGATTTTTATCGCGAGCACGCGATGCGCGTGGCCTATGTCGGCCATCCGCTGGCGGACGAGCTTGACGCGACGCTGACGCCGGCTCAGGGCCGCGCGGCGCTGGGTCTGGTCGAGCAGCCCTGTCTCGCGGTTCTGCCGGGCAGCCGCAAGGCTGAAGTGTCGATGCTGATGCCGCTCTACGCGGACGCGGCGCGGCGCCTGGCCGAGCGCCATCCACAGCTTCAGTTCGTGGTGCCGGTGGCCAAGCCCTCGCTGCGGCCGCTGATCGAGGCGGCCATTGCCGGGCATGCGCCGCAGCAGAACTGGACGCTGCTCGACGGCCAGTCGCGCGAGGCCATGCGCGCCGGCGAGGCGGTCCTGCTGGCCTCGGGCACGGCGACATTGGAGTGCCTGCTGCTGGGGCGCCCGATGGTTGTCGGCTACCGCGTGGCGCCGTTTACGGCGTTTTTGCTGCGCAAAGTCGGCTTGCTCAAGATCGAGCGTGTCAGCCTGCCGAACCTGCTGTGCCGAGAACCGCTGGTCGATGAACTGTTGCAGGACGATGCCACAGGTGAGAACTTTGCCAACGCCGTTTCACGCCTGATCGACGACCCCGTGGCCGCCCAGAAACAGACCGACGCCTTCGACGCGGTACGCGACGAACTGCGCCGCAACGCCGCTGCGCATGCCGCCTCCGCAATTGCGGAGCTGCTGACATGA
- a CDS encoding phosphatidate cytidylyltransferase: MLLQRVLTALVLLPLAVAAIWFLPTTGLALLFTAPALVAAHEWAALSGLSAAPAKFGYVALGALLILLAVFALPAFGHLLLWGCAALWWLIALVWIVRYPAGFSPSRPSPALRAGIGLLIFASTISGLAALHAHASNGTLFVLATFVIVWAADIGAYFAGRGFGRHKLAPRVSPGKTWEGFVGGFVAAVAASAGMALLLFAPEQRPWLLWLSLCAGLSVVSVIGDLSESLLKRHAGVKDSGALLPGHGGVLDRVDSLLAVAPLMALGVYGLGL, from the coding sequence ATGCTGTTGCAGCGCGTGCTCACGGCGTTGGTGCTGCTGCCCTTGGCGGTGGCTGCGATCTGGTTCCTGCCGACCACCGGCTTGGCGCTTCTGTTCACCGCCCCGGCTCTGGTGGCCGCGCATGAATGGGCGGCGCTGAGCGGGCTTTCGGCAGCGCCGGCGAAGTTCGGCTATGTCGCTCTCGGTGCGCTGCTGATTTTACTGGCGGTGTTTGCGCTGCCGGCATTCGGGCATCTGCTGTTGTGGGGCTGCGCAGCCTTGTGGTGGCTGATCGCCTTGGTATGGATCGTTCGCTATCCCGCCGGTTTCTCGCCGAGCCGCCCGTCACCGGCCCTGCGGGCCGGCATCGGTTTGCTGATCTTTGCTTCGACCATCAGCGGTCTCGCGGCGCTGCACGCGCACGCCTCGAACGGGACGCTGTTTGTGTTGGCGACCTTCGTGATCGTCTGGGCCGCCGATATTGGCGCCTATTTCGCGGGCCGCGGCTTCGGCCGCCACAAGCTCGCGCCACGCGTTTCGCCGGGCAAGACCTGGGAAGGCTTTGTCGGCGGTTTCGTCGCCGCGGTCGCGGCTTCCGCCGGCATGGCCCTGCTGTTGTTCGCGCCCGAGCAGCGGCCCTGGCTGCTGTGGCTGTCGCTGTGCGCCGGTTTGAGCGTAGTCTCGGTGATCGGCGACCTGAGCGAGAGCCTGCTCAAGCGACATGCAGGGGTCAAGGACAGCGGCGCGCTTTTGCCCGGACATGGCGGTGTGCTCGATCGTGTCGACAGCCTGCTGGCGGTCGCGCCCCTGATGGCCTTGGGCGTTTACGGATTGGGTCTGTGA
- the bamA gene encoding outer membrane protein assembly factor BamA, whose amino-acid sequence MLTARAEAFSAFTIRDIRAEGLSRLDLGTVLTYLPVQVGDQLNEQTARQSVRALYGSGLFQDVSLSSEGDTLIVNVKERPAITSFEITGNEKIGGDELNESLSQLGLAEGELFKRSLLDGVGQELRRQYYANGYYDVAVDSKVIEQGNNRVKIEIEVTEGKVTKIKEINIVGATAFPREELLEQFELHRTNWMPFQRTDRYSKQQLSGDLETLQSYYQDRGYLKFEILSVQVALSPDKKEIYITINVNEGQVYTVEDRRFSGDTILNEKFLEYLTTTNAGDTFSRKQATESADRIEAALSDVGYAFAEVTPIPEVEDESRKVTLNYFVQPGKRTYVHRIGFSGHGSTNDETLRREMRQLEAAPFSKSAVERSRVRLERLAFVESVEVDTQPVPGTDDLVDINYTIKERPPGSVQFGVGFSGSSGFVLSGSVTHSNFMGTGNRIAVTAENNSYSKQLSFSWTDPYFTEDGISQTISTTYRKSDRIIRYSSGFSTNTISANLIYGIPLSEFVAVRLGGGIEDTAVETFASASSDEVLSFVVDNGSHYVNFLARTGIGRDTRNRTIFASRGSLQQLNLDVAVPGSDLTFYTVSLNAEQFIPIYKRFFLDINGTVGYADGYGSTKKIPPYENFFAGGSRTVRGFRDGTLGPRDTPNDNPYGGKLRTTMQNELIIPLPFAADGNSTRLAAFFDIGNVFAEPGEFEFDELRRSAGIAFRWFTPFLGILNLSYSYPLNEQPEDEVDRFQITFGSGF is encoded by the coding sequence ATGCTGACGGCGCGTGCCGAGGCGTTCAGCGCCTTCACGATCCGGGACATTCGCGCCGAAGGCCTGTCGCGTCTCGACCTGGGCACGGTGCTGACCTATCTGCCGGTTCAGGTGGGCGACCAGCTCAACGAGCAGACCGCCCGGCAATCGGTGCGCGCGCTCTACGGTTCCGGCCTGTTTCAGGACGTATCGCTGAGCAGCGAGGGCGACACGCTGATCGTCAATGTGAAGGAACGTCCGGCGATCACCTCGTTCGAGATCACGGGCAATGAAAAGATCGGCGGCGACGAACTCAATGAGTCCCTGAGCCAGCTCGGGCTCGCCGAGGGCGAGCTGTTCAAGCGCTCGCTGCTCGATGGTGTCGGTCAGGAGCTGCGTCGTCAGTACTACGCCAACGGCTATTACGACGTCGCAGTCGATTCCAAGGTCATCGAGCAGGGCAACAACCGCGTCAAGATCGAGATCGAGGTCACCGAAGGCAAGGTCACCAAGATCAAGGAGATCAACATCGTGGGTGCGACGGCATTTCCGCGTGAGGAATTGCTGGAGCAGTTCGAGCTGCACCGCACCAACTGGATGCCGTTCCAGCGCACCGACCGCTATTCCAAGCAGCAGTTGTCGGGCGATCTGGAAACGCTGCAGTCCTATTATCAGGATCGTGGTTATCTCAAGTTCGAAATCCTTTCCGTTCAGGTCGCGCTGTCGCCGGACAAGAAGGAAATCTACATCACGATCAACGTCAACGAGGGGCAGGTCTATACGGTCGAAGACCGGCGCTTCTCGGGCGATACGATACTCAACGAGAAGTTTCTCGAGTATCTGACGACGACCAACGCGGGCGATACCTTCTCGCGCAAGCAGGCCACCGAGAGCGCCGACCGGATCGAGGCCGCACTGTCGGACGTGGGCTACGCCTTCGCCGAAGTCACGCCGATTCCGGAAGTCGAGGACGAGTCGCGCAAGGTCACGCTCAACTACTTCGTGCAGCCGGGCAAGCGAACCTACGTCCATCGCATTGGTTTCTCTGGGCACGGCAGCACCAACGACGAGACCCTGCGTCGCGAGATGCGTCAGCTTGAAGCGGCGCCGTTTTCGAAGAGCGCGGTCGAGCGCTCGCGCGTACGCCTTGAGCGTCTGGCGTTCGTCGAGTCGGTCGAAGTCGACACGCAGCCGGTGCCCGGCACCGACGATCTGGTCGACATCAACTACACGATCAAGGAACGGCCACCGGGTTCGGTGCAGTTCGGCGTCGGCTTCTCGGGCTCCTCGGGCTTCGTGCTCAGCGGCAGCGTGACCCATTCGAATTTCATGGGCACCGGCAACCGCATCGCGGTCACGGCCGAGAACAACAGCTACTCCAAGCAACTGAGCTTCTCCTGGACCGATCCGTATTTCACCGAGGACGGCATCAGCCAGACCATCTCGACGACCTACCGCAAGTCCGACCGCATCATTCGCTACAGCTCGGGCTTTTCGACCAACACGATTTCTGCAAACCTGATTTACGGCATTCCGCTGTCGGAATTCGTGGCCGTTCGTCTCGGCGGCGGCATCGAGGATACGGCGGTGGAGACCTTCGCCAGCGCATCGAGCGACGAAGTGCTGAGTTTTGTGGTCGACAATGGTTCGCACTACGTCAACTTCCTGGCGCGCACCGGCATCGGCCGGGATACGCGCAACCGCACGATCTTCGCCAGCCGCGGTTCCTTGCAGCAGCTCAATCTTGACGTTGCAGTGCCGGGCAGCGATCTGACGTTCTACACCGTGAGTCTCAACGCGGAGCAGTTCATACCGATCTACAAGCGCTTCTTCCTCGACATCAACGGCACGGTTGGCTATGCCGATGGCTACGGCAGTACCAAGAAGATTCCGCCGTATGAGAACTTCTTCGCCGGCGGCTCGCGCACCGTACGTGGTTTCCGCGACGGCACGCTGGGGCCGCGCGACACGCCGAACGACAACCCTTATGGTGGCAAACTGCGTACCACCATGCAGAACGAGTTGATCATTCCGCTGCCGTTCGCGGCGGATGGCAATTCGACACGGCTGGCGGCGTTCTTCGATATCGGTAACGTCTTCGCCGAACCTGGGGAATTCGAGTTCGACGAGCTGCGTCGCTCGGCGGGCATCGCCTTCCGCTGGTTCACGCCGTTCCTGGGCATTCTCAATTTGAGCTATTCGTATCCGCTCAACGAGCAACCCGAAGATGAGGTCGATCGCTTCCAGATCACCTTCGGTTCCGGTTTCTGA
- the lpxA gene encoding acyl-ACP--UDP-N-acetylglucosamine O-acyltransferase, with protein sequence MIHPTAIVDPAARIGNDVTIGPYSIVGPGVEIGDDNWIGPHVVLSGPMMIGQGNRIFQFASLGEISQDKSARPEDDTRVEIGNGNTIREYVTIQRGTLKAEALTRVGDDNWIMAQAHIAHDCFVGDHTILANGTTLAGHVTIEDWAALGGYTLVHQFCRVGAHAFSGGGAVILRDLPPHVMSEGQPAAPRGINKEGLRRRGFTPDQIDEVEDIYKLVYRSGKLIAAIKDELRQRAEHSLISAQWLEFIEKSKRALQR encoded by the coding sequence ATGATTCACCCGACGGCCATCGTCGATCCCGCGGCACGGATCGGCAACGACGTCACGATCGGTCCGTACAGCATCGTCGGCCCCGGCGTCGAGATCGGTGACGACAATTGGATCGGGCCGCACGTGGTACTGAGCGGACCGATGATGATCGGGCAGGGCAATCGGATCTTTCAATTCGCATCGCTCGGCGAGATTTCGCAGGACAAGTCGGCCAGACCCGAAGACGACACCCGTGTCGAAATCGGCAACGGCAATACGATCCGCGAATACGTCACGATTCAGCGCGGCACGCTCAAGGCCGAAGCCCTGACGCGTGTCGGCGACGACAACTGGATCATGGCGCAGGCCCACATCGCGCATGACTGTTTCGTCGGGGATCACACCATTCTCGCCAATGGCACCACCTTGGCTGGACACGTCACGATCGAGGACTGGGCCGCACTGGGTGGCTACACGCTGGTGCACCAGTTCTGCCGCGTCGGCGCGCATGCGTTCTCCGGCGGCGGTGCGGTGATCCTGCGCGATCTGCCGCCGCACGTGATGAGCGAAGGTCAGCCGGCCGCGCCGCGCGGCATCAACAAGGAAGGCTTGCGTCGGCGCGGATTCACGCCCGATCAGATCGACGAAGTCGAAGATATCTACAAGCTGGTCTACCGTTCCGGAAAACTCATCGCGGCGATCAAGGACGAATTGCGTCAGCGCGCCGAACACTCGCTGATCTCGGCGCAATGGCTGGAGTTCATCGAGAAGTCCAAGCGGGCCTTGCAGCGATGA
- the rseP gene encoding RIP metalloprotease RseP codes for MLDLMWSLGGFIVAIGVLVAFHEFGHFWVARRCGVRVLRYSIGFGRPLLKRTGKDGTEYVLSAIPLGGYVKMLDEREGEVVPEEVHRAFNQQALWKRSAIVAAGPMFNFALAAVAYWAVYVIGVPDMKPVIAAPPAASAAAVAGLGEQDLVLRIDDRAITTWQELRTRLIEDALGEDFVRLEVQGRDGQIRNVSLPLDQVRVDPQYLFADLGLQEFRPPIPPVLGEVVAGEAAAAAGLQSGDRIVSAEDESIADWQQWVSWVQARPNQRVSIDIEREGRPQTVEIALGSIEQNGQTVGRIGAAPDLSGAQRLWQDLRAERRLGIVAALPVAVSETWQMSWLTLRMLYRMVIGDVSIKNVSGPIQIAQYAGYSAQTGPVAFLMFVAVVSVSLGVLNLLPVPMLDGGHLLYYAVEAVKGSPVSERAQLVGQQVGLTFLALLMGLAFYNDIMRLIG; via the coding sequence ATGCTTGATCTGATGTGGTCGCTGGGCGGCTTCATCGTCGCCATCGGCGTGTTGGTTGCATTCCACGAATTCGGACACTTCTGGGTCGCGCGTCGCTGCGGCGTGCGCGTGCTGCGCTATTCGATCGGCTTCGGGCGACCCTTGCTGAAGCGTACCGGCAAGGACGGCACGGAATATGTGCTGTCGGCGATTCCGCTGGGCGGCTACGTGAAGATGCTCGATGAGCGCGAAGGCGAGGTCGTGCCCGAAGAAGTGCATCGCGCTTTCAACCAGCAGGCCTTGTGGAAGCGATCTGCAATCGTCGCGGCGGGGCCGATGTTCAATTTCGCGTTGGCGGCCGTCGCCTACTGGGCGGTCTACGTGATCGGCGTGCCGGACATGAAGCCGGTCATCGCTGCGCCACCGGCTGCCAGCGCGGCGGCCGTAGCCGGGCTCGGCGAGCAGGATCTGGTGCTGCGCATCGACGATCGCGCGATCACGACGTGGCAGGAACTGCGCACGCGTCTGATCGAGGACGCACTCGGCGAGGACTTCGTGCGCCTTGAAGTGCAGGGCAGGGACGGTCAGATACGCAATGTGTCGCTGCCGCTGGATCAGGTGCGCGTCGATCCGCAGTATCTGTTCGCGGACCTGGGTCTGCAGGAGTTCAGGCCGCCGATTCCACCGGTGCTCGGCGAAGTCGTGGCCGGTGAAGCCGCCGCCGCGGCCGGGCTGCAGTCGGGCGATCGCATCGTCAGCGCGGAAGACGAATCGATCGCTGACTGGCAGCAATGGGTCAGCTGGGTCCAGGCGCGTCCGAATCAGCGTGTGAGCATCGATATCGAACGCGAGGGTCGCCCGCAGACCGTGGAAATCGCGCTCGGATCGATCGAGCAGAACGGTCAGACCGTGGGGCGGATCGGGGCCGCTCCGGACCTCAGCGGCGCACAACGCCTATGGCAGGATTTGCGCGCCGAGCGCCGTCTGGGTATCGTCGCGGCCCTGCCGGTCGCGGTCTCCGAAACCTGGCAGATGTCGTGGCTGACCTTGCGCATGCTCTATCGCATGGTTATCGGCGATGTTTCGATCAAGAACGTCAGCGGGCCGATCCAGATTGCCCAGTACGCCGGATACTCGGCCCAGACCGGACCGGTGGCGTTTCTGATGTTCGTGGCCGTGGTCAGCGTCAGTCTCGGGGTTTTGAACCTCCTGCCAGTGCCCATGCTGGACGGGGGACATTTGTTGTATTACGCGGTGGAGGCGGTCAAGGGGTCCCCGGTTTCAGAACGTGCGCAGCTAGTCGGCCAGCAGGTCGGGCTGACATTTCTCGCGCTGCTGATGGGGCTCGCTTTCTATAACGACATCATGCGATTGATCGGCTAA
- the fabZ gene encoding 3-hydroxyacyl-ACP dehydratase FabZ, with the protein MGTIPVNQTLLDCRDILALLPHRYPFMLVDRVIGYDPEKTLTAIKNVTYNEPFFPGHFPEVPIMPGVMILEAMAQTCGLLAIKISGVRRESGMLLYFAGIDNARFKRPVVPGDRLEFVATVVRHKRDIWKFSCRATVDGELACEADMLCALRNGGVKADDAQA; encoded by the coding sequence ATGGGGACGATACCGGTGAACCAGACCTTGCTTGATTGTCGCGACATCCTGGCGTTGCTGCCGCATCGCTACCCTTTCATGTTGGTCGACCGAGTGATCGGCTACGACCCCGAAAAAACGCTGACGGCGATCAAGAACGTCACCTATAACGAGCCATTCTTTCCGGGGCACTTCCCGGAAGTGCCGATCATGCCCGGCGTGATGATCCTCGAGGCGATGGCGCAGACCTGTGGCTTGCTGGCGATCAAGATTTCGGGTGTGCGCCGCGAGTCCGGCATGCTGCTGTACTTCGCCGGCATCGACAACGCGCGGTTCAAACGCCCGGTCGTGCCGGGTGATCGCCTTGAATTCGTGGCCACGGTGGTGCGTCACAAGCGCGACATCTGGAAGTTTTCCTGCCGCGCCACCGTGGACGGCGAACTGGCCTGCGAAGCCGACATGCTCTGCGCCTTGCGCAATGGTGGCGTGAAGGCGGATGACGCCCAGGCATGA
- a CDS encoding ribonuclease HII, with protein MSAGPRIACVAGLDEAGRGALAGPVYAAAVILDERDPFEGLRDSKALSAKARERLAQTIVTRAEAWAVASASVAEIESINILRASLLAMQRAWEALSRRSDSALVDGLHLPKLGCAAQAVVDGDALHPCIMAASILAKVNRDAEMCRLDAEYPGYGFAAHKGYGTRVHLDALNRLGATPVHRRTFAPVAQLSLRLA; from the coding sequence ATGAGCGCAGGCCCGCGTATTGCCTGCGTTGCCGGGTTGGACGAGGCCGGTCGTGGCGCACTGGCCGGCCCGGTCTATGCCGCCGCGGTGATCCTGGACGAGCGAGATCCGTTCGAGGGCCTGCGTGACTCCAAGGCGCTCAGTGCCAAAGCCCGCGAACGTCTCGCGCAGACGATCGTGACGCGCGCCGAGGCCTGGGCGGTCGCCAGCGCCAGCGTCGCCGAGATCGAATCGATCAACATTCTGCGCGCCTCGTTGCTGGCGATGCAGCGCGCCTGGGAAGCCTTGTCGAGGCGCTCGGATTCGGCGCTGGTCGATGGCCTGCATCTGCCGAAGCTTGGTTGCGCGGCGCAGGCCGTGGTCGATGGAGACGCCCTGCATCCCTGCATCATGGCCGCTTCGATACTGGCCAAGGTCAACCGGGACGCCGAAATGTGCCGCCTCGATGCCGAGTATCCAGGCTATGGATTCGCCGCACACAAGGGTTATGGCACGCGCGTGCATCTGGACGCCCTGAACCGCCTGGGCGCGACTCCGGTGCATCGCCGCACCTTCGCGCCGGTGGCGCAGCTTTCGCTGCGGCTTGCCTGA